A genomic segment from Conger conger chromosome 2, fConCon1.1, whole genome shotgun sequence encodes:
- the xpnpep1 gene encoding xaa-Pro aminopeptidase 1 isoform X2, with the protein MSPKITVELLRQLRQAMKNSKYITEPIQAYIVPSGDAHQSEYIAPCDCRREFICGFNGSAGTAIVTEQHAAMWTDGRYFLQASQQMDNNWTLMKMGLKETPTQEDWLISVLPENSKVGVDPWIIAADQWKNMSKALASAGHSLVAVQDNLIDAIWQDRPSRPSTKLITLGLKYTGMTWQEKIVALRTKMSERKISWFVITALDEIAWLFNLRGSDIEYNPVFFAYAIVGMNTIRLFIDVKRMAATAVREHLQLDEPTAAGMTIQTAPYESVYTELQAVCAALAPRDKVWISDKASQALTEVIPKAHRSPIPYTPLCLAKAVKNATEIQGMKTAHVKDAVALCELFAWLEKEIPKGTVTEISAADKAEELRSQQKDFVGLSFPTISSVGPNGAIIHYRPLPETNRTLSLNEVYLIDSGAQYTDGTTDVTRTMHFGTPSAFEKECFTYVLKGHIAVSAAIFPNGTKGHLLDSFARSALWESGLDYLHGTGHGVGCFLNVHEGPCGISYKTFADEPLEAGMIVSDEPGYYEDGFFGIRLENIVLVVAAKPKYNYRNRGSLTFEPITLVPIQVKMMNTDLLTQKERDWVNEYHRQCRETVGAELERQGRKEALDWLMRETQPIA; encoded by the exons ATGTCTCCAAAGATAACCGTCGAGTTGCTGAGGCAGCTGCGACAGGCCATGAAAAACAGCAAGTACATTACCGAGCCCATACAGGCTTATATAGTACCATCAGGGGATGCACACCAG AGTGAATACATAGCACCATGTGACTGCAGGCGTGAATTTATCTGTGGGTTCAACGGCTCTGCAG GCACGGCTATAGTAACTGAGCAGCATGCTGCAATGTGGACAGATGGCCGCTACTTCTTACAGGCAAGCCAGCAAATGGACAATAACTGGACTCTCATGAAGATGG GCTTGAAAGAGACACCCACTCAAGAGGATTGGTTGATCAGTGTTCTGCCAGAGAATTCTAAAGTGGGCGTCGATCCCTGGATAATTGCCGCAG ATCAGTGGAAAAACATGTCCAAGGCATTGGCCAGTGCTGGACATTCACTGGTTGCTGTCCAGGATAACCTAATtgatgccatttggcaggaCCGCCCATCCAGACCCAGCACAAAACTGATAACTTTGGGTTTGAAGTACACTg GCATGACTTGGCAGGAGAAAATTGTAGCATTAAGGACAAAGATGTCAGAGAGAAAAATCTCCTGGTTTGTTATCACCGCGCTTGATGAAATTGCGT GGCTCTTCAACCTGCGAGGCTCAGACATTGAGTACAACCCTGTGTTCTTTGCCTATGCCATTGTTGGAATGAACACAATCAG GCTCTTCATCGACGTCAAGCGCATGGCAGCCACCGCGGTACGGGAGCACCTGCAGCTGGACGAGCCCACCGCGGCCGGGATGACCATCCAGACCGCTCCTTACGAGTCCGTTTACACCGAGCTACAGGCCGTCTGCGCCGCACTGGCGCCCCGGGACAAAGTGTGGATCAGCGACAAGGCCAGCCAGGCGCTCACCGAAGTCATCCCAAAG GCACACAGATCCCCAATACCGTACACTCCTCTGTGCCTGGCCAAAGCCGTGAAGAACGCCACCGAGATACAGGGAATGAAAACGGCTCAT GTGAAAGATGCTGTCGCGCTCTGTGAACTGTTTGCGTGGCTGGAAAAAGAG ATTCCAAAGGGCACCGTGACCGAAATCTCTGCTGCAGACAAAGCAGAAGAATTGCGCAG CCAGCAGAAAGACTTTGTTGGCTTGAGTTTTCCTACAATTTCAAGTGTGGGACCAAATGGAGCTATAATACACTATAG ACCCCTACCAGAAACCAACCGGACTCTGAGTCTTAATGAAGTCTACCTGATTGACTCTGGAGCCCAGTACAc GGATGGGACTACAGACGTGACCCGAACCATGCACTTTGGGACTCCATCAGCTTTTGAAAAG GAGTGCTTCACCTATGTTCTGAAGGGACACATAGCTGTGAGTGCAGCCATCTTCCCTAACGGAACCAAAG GGCACCTGCTGGACTCTTTCGCCCGCTCGGCATTGTGGGAGTCGGGGCTGGATTACCTGCACGGGACGGGGCACGGCGTGGGGTGCTTCCTGAACGTCCACGAGGGGCCCTGCGGCATCAGCTACAAGACGTTCGCCGACGAGCCTCTGGAGGCGGGGATGATCGTCAGCGATG AACCCGGCTATTATGAGGACGGATTTTTCGGCATACGACTCGAGAACATCGTCCTGGTCGTGGCGGCTAAGCCCAAG tATAACTACAGGAACCGAGGCAGCTTGACATTTGAGCCCATTACTCTTGTCCCAATCCAAGTGAAAATGATGAACACAGACTTACTCACACAGAAGGAG CGTGACTGGGTAAATGAATACCACAGGCAGTGCCGGGAAACAGTGGGGGCAGAACTGGAGAGACAGGGCCGCAAAGAGGCCCTCGATTGGCTGATGAGAGAAACCCAGCCAATAGCCTGA
- the si:dkey-246e1.3 gene encoding uncharacterized protein si:dkey-246e1.3 → MSGNISASAVLGFNRTGPEAADRDVNDAIHEFKIFNITIASLALCILTFTGVLCSISYHSRRRQRKQARAYETRVGRGGSEDAVDIRGVERTSSLRNPLSLLRRQDAPRDSSGIYFIYSNPAAVTEDEGAIATALSEPDRTGPPSTPPPILHDRYRNAAHSGIILDPSTFYMQL, encoded by the exons ATGAGCGGGAACATCAGTGCGTCTGCAGTCCTCGGTTTCAATAGGACCGGTCCGGAGGCAGCCGATCGAGACGTGAACGACGCCATCCATG AgttcaaaatatttaatatcaCCATAGCCTCACTAGCGCTGTGCATTCTGACCTTCACTGGGGTGCTCTGCAGCATCTCTTATCACAGCCGACGAAG gCAGAGGAAGCAGGCCAGGGCGTACGAGACCAGGGTGGGTCGCGGCGGCTCGGAGGACGCAGTCGACATCCGCGGGGTTGAGCGGACGAGCAGCCTGCGgaaccctctctccctgctgcgGCGGCAGGACGCGCCCAGAGACAGCTCGGGCATCTACTTCATCTACAGCAACCCCGCCGCGGTCACCGAGGACGAAGGCGCGATCGCCACCGCCCTGTCGGAGCCGGACCGAACCGGGCCGCCGTCCACACCACCGCCAATCCTCCACGACCGCTACAGGAATGCCGCCCACAGCGGCATCATTCTGGACCCCTCCACGTTCTACATGCAGCTATGA
- the xpnpep1 gene encoding xaa-Pro aminopeptidase 1 isoform X1 gives MKPDNAMSPKITVELLRQLRQAMKNSKYITEPIQAYIVPSGDAHQSEYIAPCDCRREFICGFNGSAGTAIVTEQHAAMWTDGRYFLQASQQMDNNWTLMKMGLKETPTQEDWLISVLPENSKVGVDPWIIAADQWKNMSKALASAGHSLVAVQDNLIDAIWQDRPSRPSTKLITLGLKYTGMTWQEKIVALRTKMSERKISWFVITALDEIAWLFNLRGSDIEYNPVFFAYAIVGMNTIRLFIDVKRMAATAVREHLQLDEPTAAGMTIQTAPYESVYTELQAVCAALAPRDKVWISDKASQALTEVIPKAHRSPIPYTPLCLAKAVKNATEIQGMKTAHVKDAVALCELFAWLEKEIPKGTVTEISAADKAEELRSQQKDFVGLSFPTISSVGPNGAIIHYRPLPETNRTLSLNEVYLIDSGAQYTDGTTDVTRTMHFGTPSAFEKECFTYVLKGHIAVSAAIFPNGTKGHLLDSFARSALWESGLDYLHGTGHGVGCFLNVHEGPCGISYKTFADEPLEAGMIVSDEPGYYEDGFFGIRLENIVLVVAAKPKYNYRNRGSLTFEPITLVPIQVKMMNTDLLTQKERDWVNEYHRQCRETVGAELERQGRKEALDWLMRETQPIA, from the exons ATGAAACCAG ATAACGCCATGTCTCCAAAGATAACCGTCGAGTTGCTGAGGCAGCTGCGACAGGCCATGAAAAACAGCAAGTACATTACCGAGCCCATACAGGCTTATATAGTACCATCAGGGGATGCACACCAG AGTGAATACATAGCACCATGTGACTGCAGGCGTGAATTTATCTGTGGGTTCAACGGCTCTGCAG GCACGGCTATAGTAACTGAGCAGCATGCTGCAATGTGGACAGATGGCCGCTACTTCTTACAGGCAAGCCAGCAAATGGACAATAACTGGACTCTCATGAAGATGG GCTTGAAAGAGACACCCACTCAAGAGGATTGGTTGATCAGTGTTCTGCCAGAGAATTCTAAAGTGGGCGTCGATCCCTGGATAATTGCCGCAG ATCAGTGGAAAAACATGTCCAAGGCATTGGCCAGTGCTGGACATTCACTGGTTGCTGTCCAGGATAACCTAATtgatgccatttggcaggaCCGCCCATCCAGACCCAGCACAAAACTGATAACTTTGGGTTTGAAGTACACTg GCATGACTTGGCAGGAGAAAATTGTAGCATTAAGGACAAAGATGTCAGAGAGAAAAATCTCCTGGTTTGTTATCACCGCGCTTGATGAAATTGCGT GGCTCTTCAACCTGCGAGGCTCAGACATTGAGTACAACCCTGTGTTCTTTGCCTATGCCATTGTTGGAATGAACACAATCAG GCTCTTCATCGACGTCAAGCGCATGGCAGCCACCGCGGTACGGGAGCACCTGCAGCTGGACGAGCCCACCGCGGCCGGGATGACCATCCAGACCGCTCCTTACGAGTCCGTTTACACCGAGCTACAGGCCGTCTGCGCCGCACTGGCGCCCCGGGACAAAGTGTGGATCAGCGACAAGGCCAGCCAGGCGCTCACCGAAGTCATCCCAAAG GCACACAGATCCCCAATACCGTACACTCCTCTGTGCCTGGCCAAAGCCGTGAAGAACGCCACCGAGATACAGGGAATGAAAACGGCTCAT GTGAAAGATGCTGTCGCGCTCTGTGAACTGTTTGCGTGGCTGGAAAAAGAG ATTCCAAAGGGCACCGTGACCGAAATCTCTGCTGCAGACAAAGCAGAAGAATTGCGCAG CCAGCAGAAAGACTTTGTTGGCTTGAGTTTTCCTACAATTTCAAGTGTGGGACCAAATGGAGCTATAATACACTATAG ACCCCTACCAGAAACCAACCGGACTCTGAGTCTTAATGAAGTCTACCTGATTGACTCTGGAGCCCAGTACAc GGATGGGACTACAGACGTGACCCGAACCATGCACTTTGGGACTCCATCAGCTTTTGAAAAG GAGTGCTTCACCTATGTTCTGAAGGGACACATAGCTGTGAGTGCAGCCATCTTCCCTAACGGAACCAAAG GGCACCTGCTGGACTCTTTCGCCCGCTCGGCATTGTGGGAGTCGGGGCTGGATTACCTGCACGGGACGGGGCACGGCGTGGGGTGCTTCCTGAACGTCCACGAGGGGCCCTGCGGCATCAGCTACAAGACGTTCGCCGACGAGCCTCTGGAGGCGGGGATGATCGTCAGCGATG AACCCGGCTATTATGAGGACGGATTTTTCGGCATACGACTCGAGAACATCGTCCTGGTCGTGGCGGCTAAGCCCAAG tATAACTACAGGAACCGAGGCAGCTTGACATTTGAGCCCATTACTCTTGTCCCAATCCAAGTGAAAATGATGAACACAGACTTACTCACACAGAAGGAG CGTGACTGGGTAAATGAATACCACAGGCAGTGCCGGGAAACAGTGGGGGCAGAACTGGAGAGACAGGGCCGCAAAGAGGCCCTCGATTGGCTGATGAGAGAAACCCAGCCAATAGCCTGA